The following proteins are encoded in a genomic region of Eulemur rufifrons isolate Redbay chromosome 18, OSU_ERuf_1, whole genome shotgun sequence:
- the FHDC1 gene encoding FH2 domain-containing protein 1, with protein MHVMNCVSLVSDKENGTIATAAGFMIGQTPPPAAPPPPPPPPPPPPCPYLGEGFPPSPPPPLPPPLPGGPPVPPPPPGPPPISHMNGYSHLGKKKRMRSFFWKTIPEEQVRGKTNIWTLAARQQHHYQIDTKTIEELFGQQEDPTKSSLSRRGGTLNSSFRDTREEITILDAKRSMNIGIFLKQFKKSPQSIVEDIHQGKSEHYGSETLREFLKLLPESEEVKKLKTFSGDVSKLSLADSFLHCLIQVPNYSLRIEAMVLKKEFLPSCSSLYTDITILRTATKELMSCEELHSILHLVLQAGNIMNAGGYAGNAVGFKLSSLLKLADTKANKPGMNLLHFVAQEAQKKDAILLNFSEKLHHVQEAARLSLDNTEAELHSLFARTRSLKENIQRDGELCQQMEDFIQFAIEKLTELECWKRELQDEAHTLIDFFCEDKETMKLDECFQIFRDFCTKFNKAVKDNHDREVQELRQLQRMKELEQKRRSWAAGELGGFGRSSSENDVLLLTKKGAEDLPAFLHPRPISPSYRPPNTRRSRLSLGVSADRELLTFLESSTGSPEELNKFNSLPRSSSRQPRPTVAWMESAEPRDQNSDCAHKPQASESQEKAPEPPSAWRNPPAAAGGEEVAAAFPRARRGGSSVLRKRNSEPVGLGPARSPPLSPLALGIKEHELVTGLAQFNLQSPKIVEETSRPTLNDSSPAEPVSPGDGCPQSLSASSSSLAPGDRDAQGALSLALGDDRAAPAQPSDTALVSAGSSDPENKDPGPLLYISDATDCSLTLDCSEGTDSRPGAGEPEEGGQGDGSVSSGVGDTTKGSQVSSDLASSPPAEAAAPASVKSEPSCKGGLPRDRLAKGKDVTAPKRNFLKEAPPGAPKPGVRRGPGPAPRPVRTLTASESETMRKVVPISRASRGAGGCKRPDPPSRAPPRDSPSSADTPWSRRSSVRGTADTSPRRPVGAGAAAEEQRPSRVPGTSSARQGKETPLQRRGSLKKPSAKPLRNVPRQKPEENKICRSSSQGPESPEEEPKTPPNPSVPRVPPPVPSFARNTVASSSRCMRTDAPPAARAPGITRTVSQRQLRVKGGPEDAALKDSGTLKRASSARAPRKCPEPAAGPRAHTEVPLKGRGAGERASLRLKDSNRTALGKILSPLRK; from the exons ATGCATGTTATGAATTGTGTCTCCTTGGTCAGTGATAAAGAAAATGGGACTATCGCCACGGCAGCTGGATTCATGATTGGGCAAACACCACCTCCAGcagctcctccacctcctcctccaccccctccacctccaccatgTCCATATTTAGGGGAGgggtttcctccttctccccctccacccctACCACCTCCACTACCTGGGGGGCCTCCTGTCCCACCTCCCCCTCCAGGACCACCCCCAATTTCTCACATGAACGGCTACAGCCACCTTGGTAAGAAAAAGCGGATGAGAAGCTTTTTTTGGAAAACCATTCCAGAGGAGCAAGTTCGTGGCAAAACCAACATCTGGACCTTGGCAGCCAGGCAGCAGCATCACTACCAAATCGATACAAAGACCATCGAGGAGCTCTTTGGGCAGCAAGAAGACCCCACCAAGTCTTCCCTTTCTAGGAGAGGAGGAACTTTAAACTCATCCTTCAGGGACACTCGAGAAGAG ATTACTATCTTGGACGCAAAACGGAGCATGAACATTGGAATATTTCTTAAGCAATTTAAGAA GTCTCCTCAGTCCATTGTAGAAGACATTCATCAAGGAAAGAGTGAGCATTATGGATCAGAGACATTGCGAGAATTTCTTAAGCTTTTGCCAGAGTCAGAAGAG gtaaagaaattaaaaacatttagtgGCGATGTGTCCAAGCTGTCTCTGGCAGACTCCTTTCTGCACTGCTTAATTCAGGTGCCAAA ctaTTCACTTCGGATTGAAGCCATGGTGCTAAAGAAGGAATTTTTACCTTCTTGTTCTTCTTTATACACAGATATAACAATTTTAAGAACTGCTACGAAAG AGCTGATGTCATGTGAGGAGCTACATTCGATATTGCACTTGGTGCTCCAGGCTGGGAATATCATGAATGCA GGAGGGTATGCTGGCAATGCAGTAGGATTTAAACTGTCTTCTTTGCTCAAATTGGCAGACACAAAAGCAAATAAACCTGGAATGAATCTTCTGCACTTTGTTGCACAG GAAGCCCAAAAGAAAGATGCCATTCTTCTGAACTTTTCAGAGAAACTACATCATGTTCAGGAGGCTGCTAG atTATCTCTGGATAACACGGAGGCAGAGCTGCACTCGCTGTTTGCCAGGACGAGATCGCTGAAGGAAAACATCCAGCGGGATGGTGAACTTTGTCAGCAGATGGAAGATTTCATTCAG TTTGCCATAGAAAAGCTGACAGAACTGGAATGCTGGAAACGAGAGCTCCAGGATGAGGCCCACACCCTTATAGATTTTTTCTGTGAAGACAAAGAAACCATGAAACTGGACGAATGCTTTCAGATATTTAGAGACTTCTGTACCAAATTCAACAAAGCAGTTAAG GACAACCACGACCGTGAGGTACAGGAGCTGAGGCAGCTGCAGCGGATGAAGGAGCTGGAGCAGAAGCGGCGCTCCTGGGCGGCCGGGGAGCTTGGGGGCTTTGGCCGGAGCAGCAGTGAGAACGATGTGTTGCTGCTGACCAAGAAGGGTGCAGAAGACCTGCCCGCTTTCCTGCACCCCAGGCCCATCAGCCCCTCCTACCGGCCCCCCAACACCCGCCGCTCCCGCCTCTCCCTGGGCGTCTCTGCCGACCGGGAACTGCTGACCTTCTTGGAGAGCTCCACCGGCAGCCCCGAGGAGCTCAACAAGTTCAACAGCCTGCCCCGGAGCAGCTCCCGGCAGCCCCGGCCCACGGTGGCCTGGATGGAGTCTGCAGAGCCAAGGGACCAGAATTCCGACTGTGCTCACAAACCGCAGGCCTCGGAGAGCCAGGAGAAAGCCCCTGAGCCTCCCTCTGCTTGGCGGAACCCGCCTGCGGCCGCCGGGGGTGAAGAGGTTGCCGCGGCCTTCCCCCGGGCCCGGCGCGGGGGGAGCAGCGTCCTGCGAAAGAGGAACAGCGAGCCTGTGGGCTTGGGTCCGGCCCGGTCCCCTCCGCTCTCGCCACTGGCTCTGGGGATTAAGGAGCATGAGCTGGTGACAGGCCTGGCCCAGTTCAATCTCCAGAGTCCCAAGATCGTGGAGGAGACATCCCGGCCGACCCTGAATGACTCGAGCCCAGCGGAGCCGGTGTCTCCAGGGGATGGGTGCCCGCAGTCACTCagtgccagcagcagcagcctggcACCAGGGGACAGAGATGCCCAGGGGGCTCTCAGCCTAGCCCTGGGGGATGACcgggctgcccctgcccagcccagcgaCACGGCCTTGGTGTCTGCAGGTAGCAGCGACCCTGAGAACAAAGATCCTGGGCCTCTCTTGTACATCTCCGACGCCACCGACTGCTCGCTCACCCTGGACTGCTCGGAGGGAACCGACTCCAGACCTGGAGCAGGAGAGCCGGAGGAAGGGGGCCAAGGGGATGGCTCCGTGTCTTCTGGGGTTGGGGACACAACGAAGGGCAGCCAGGTCTCCTCTGACCTTGCATCCAGCCCTCCTGCGGAGGCTGCTGCCCCGGCCTCGGTGAAGAGTGAGCCCAGCTGCAAGGGTGGCCTTCCCAGGGACAGACTCGCCAAAGGCAAGGATGTTACAGCACCAAAGAGAAACTTCCTCAAAGAGGCGCCTCCGGGGGCCCCCAAGCCGGGCGTGCGGCGGGGCCCGGGCCCGGCGCCGCGGCCGGTGCGCACGCTGACGGCGTCGGAGAGCGAGACCATGCGCAAGGTCGTGCCCATCTCCCGGGCCAGCCGCGGCGCGGGCGGCTGCAAGCGGCCGGACCCGCCGTCCCGGGCGCCCCCCCGGGACTCCCCCAGCAGCGCAGACACGCCGTGGTCGCGCCGGAGCTCCGTGAGGGGGACCGCGGACACGTCGCCCAGGAGGCCCGTGGGGGCTGGGGCGGCGGCCGAGGAGCAGAGGCCGTCGCGGGTGCCTGGCACCAGCAGTGCCCGGCAGGGGAAGGAGACCCCGCTGCAGCGCAGGGGCTCTCTCAAGAAGCCCAGCGCCAAGCCCCTTAGGAACGTCCCCAGACAGAAGCCCGAGGAAAATAAGATCTGCCGCTCCAGCTCCCAGGGCCCAGAGAGTCCCGAAGAAGAGCCCAAGACCCCGCCGAACCCCAGCGTCCCCCGGGTCCCACCCCCGGTCCCGAGCTTCGCCCGAAACACGGTGGCCTCGTCATCCCGGTGCATGAGAACGGATGCCCCTCCTGCGGCCAGAGCCCCTGGCATCACGCGGACAGTGTCGCAGCGGCAGCTGAGGGTGAAGGGTGGCCCTGAGGATGCTGCCCTCAAGGACAGCGGTACCCTGAAGCGGGCCAGCAGCGCCCGGGCCCCCAGGAAGTGCCCAGAGCCTGCTGCGGGCCCCAGGGCCCACACGGAGGTCCCTCTGaagggcagaggggctggggagagggcctCGCTCAGACTGAAGGACTCCAATCGGACCGCACTGGGGAAAATCCTCAGTCCCTTACGGAAGTGA